A region of the Andrena cerasifolii isolate SP2316 chromosome 15, iyAndCera1_principal, whole genome shotgun sequence genome:
cctctttcgacagcatgttctcctgttacgaagcccaattttgtgcgttctgaaaatttttgccagattttggcccaggtatcaggagaacatgaagcaaaaagaggtattctgaatttcagcttcgaaggcatcctcgattctctctccgaagacgttacttagtgccacctctttcgacaacatgttctcctgttacgaagccctattttgtgcgttctgaaaatttttgccagattttgtcccaggtatcaggagaacatgaagcgaaaagaggtattctgaatttcagcttcgaaggcatcctcgattctctctccgaagacgttacttagtgccacctctttcgacatcatgttctcctgttacgaagccctattttgtgcgttctgaaaatttttgccagattttggcccaggtatcaggagaacatgaagcgaaaagaggtattctgaatttcagcttcgaaggcatcctcgattctctctccgaagacgttacttagtgccacctctttcgacatcatgttctcctgttacgaagcccaattttgtgcgttctgaaaatttttgccaaattttagcccaggtatcaggagaacatgaagcgaaaagaggtattctgaatttcagcttcgaaggcatcctcgattctctctccgaagacgttacttagtgccacctctttcgacatcatgttctcctgttacgaagccctattttgtgcgttctgaaaatttttgccagattttggcccaggtatcaggagaacatgaagcgaaaagaggtattctgaatttcagcttcgaaggcatcctcgattctctctccgaagacgttacttagtgccacctctttcgacagcatgttctcctgttacgaagcccaattttgtgcattctgaaaattgtctgaTATGTTTAGAATTTGCCCCAGCATGTACAACTCTGTGGGCCTCAACTTTCGTAATTCTGTGTCCAAGCAAACGGTGCTTTGCGACATTATGCGTTGTCAGAAAGGTTTATGTACAAACTGCAACGATAACTTGAAGTCTACAGAATTCACATTATTCGGTAATGAATATTTCCGTTAATCACAGAATattgtcattttctttttgtCGGCTCCaaaaatagttaataataattcgatctGAAAAGAATATTTTGCGGTGCTTGTAGGAGGTAACCAGGTGTCCGTACTTTAAATTGCACCACTAAAAGTATTtaggtaaaataattttataaacataataGGTTAACTTACTGGAACAGTCATGTAATCGgagtatacaaatttttttttttttatttatttgcagtcTGACGGAACAGGTCTCTTCTAGAGGTTCTGTAGATCATTATGCAATCATTTCCAATAATAAAAGTGTTTGTTTCTTGCGTGGAAGAGCCTTTAGAAGTTAAATTCGCTGAGAAAGAGGTTATTTTCACGAACACGCTAaacctttatttattcatttatttgcaaTCGGAGACCATAGGATTCTTCTGTGAACACTAGAAATTTTTTGGCAATCAATACTgataagaaaattgtttatttattgctcgaagaagctttttgaaaatttaacagtagggtaaaacagaacacccaatccgagaaaatggcgctgcgcgccatctatcggtacgtgaccaaaagtggcgccccctattgaaaaaaaaaaaaaagcaactttgccaggctgtatctctgttccaagtgcagatagaacaaaatcgtagaggaaaattttgcactgtttaataaactctatcatcctgcgcagttacttttttcgtaggtgcggcggtacacttgaaaactgcatttgaactcattttttaaatggaaccatacaattttgtttacatgaatttaatccttgcgttattctgcgtataaaaagtataaggtaagatagtcgtaaactcaatagcttacgagatatttaattttattacgaaatatgccaaaagtggcgcccccaaacgatgaaacttcgtactaatattttttcctatataaaattaaatatctcgtaagctattgagttttcgactatcttaccttatactttttatacgcagaataacgcaaggaataaattcatgtaaacaaaattgtatggttccatttaaaaaatgagttcaaatgcagttttcaagtgtaccgccgcacctacgaaaaaagtaactgcgcaggatgatagagtttattaaacagtgcaaaattttcctctacgattttgttctatctgcacttggaacagagatacagcctggcaaagttgcttttttttttttttcaatagggggcgccacttttggtcacgtaccgatagatggcgcgcagcgccattttctcggattgggtgttctgttttaccctactgttaaattttcaaaaaacttcttcgagcaataaataaacaattttattttgcaaattaattgcataataatctataaagcccccaaaagatgcccacgccctcagatcgtaaataaataaatgtaccaaccttttgcgtgttcgagaacataacctttctttcagcgaatcgaactaccgatgcggtgctaactaaacgggaaaacttcagccaaacaaagacggcttggtccccctgatgcgatgtaactaatctcacatactgtaactagagcgattattaatcgtgtatatttctgctttacaggtaaggaatttttacatagaagacgttaaaccggctgcattttcgactgatactgcttcagccgaacccagacctaacccagaccttttttttttttttttacgtggagaaatccctaacggatacccctaaccctcccctaacccagacctaacccagttacacttgtaacatttcattgtattgcatttcactgatttgaataaattgcagctaagtggtaaaagagtttttttatttaacgagctctacttactccttcctattccaaatcccatataaaagacatgctaaaaagaacacttaaaaagatccttccacgcagagtggttttaaaaatcttcgcattaaagcactactttaaatatgccattcactactctcaaactctatcgactttcgctcaaggcttctacttctctccgaagacgttacttagtgccacctctttcgacatcatgttctcctgttacgaagccctattttgtgcgttctgaaaatttttgccagattttgtcccaggtatcaggagaacatgaagcgaaaagaggtattctgaatttcagcttcgaaggcatcctcgattctctctccgaagacgttacttagtgccacctctttcgacatcatgttctcctgttacgaagccctattttgtgcgttctgaaaatttttgccagattttggcccaggtatcaggagaacatgaagcgaaaagaggtattctgaatttcagcttcgaaggcatcctcgattctctctccgaagacgttacttagtgccacctctttcgacagtatgttctcctgttacgaagcccaattttgtgcgttctgaaaatttttgccagattttggcccaggtatcaggagaacatgaagcgaaaagaggtattctgaatttcagcttcgaaggcatcctcgattctctctccgaagacgttacttagtgccacctctttcgacatcatgttctcctgttacgaagccctattttgtgcgttctgaaaatttttgccagattttggcccaggtatcaggagaacatgaagcgaaaagaggtattctgaatttcagcttcgaaggcatcctcgattctctctccgaagacgttacttagtgccacctctttcgacagtatgttctcctgttacgaagcccaattttgtgcgttctgaaaatttttgccagattttggcccaggtatcaggagaacatgaagcgaaaagaggtattctgaatttcagtttcaaaggcgtcacctttaaagttgcgaatcgaagctgcaaaggtttggaatttggataggaatatgtaaaaggtatttctaaataataatacagttcttttcaagtttttcccactttatttgcagaaaaggcttttacagtgttacaataaattaatataagtatgtagaaatgaatgctgattaatattgtattattattaagtataaaatatataatttcacttcattttatgtataaaatcactatcagctttccatcatttgtctcacttaaagttcctcaatcctgtctaccgagaaatgttcccaaggttaatctgtaacaagaagaaaatatttttagcaatctgatttgtctattatagaaaatacaacaaatagatttgtctattatagaaaatacaactaatttcaggcaaaacatataaagaatataattatcttcctaatttaagacaattcccctttatttcatgtaaaatacacTTTTCTAGCTTCGGAAgtatttaatataaaacaaaGCATACATAACAGTTGTTACAGAATACAGACAAGGGTACATAGTTTCAATTGCAAGTGTAATACTCGATTCATTGACCAATCTGAGTATTTCGCTAAAGACTGTCGAGGACATTGTAAACCGCGTACAGCGGTTGTTAATAACTAGTTAATTACAGTAGGAGCTGTTACAAATATCGAATAGGGAAGCAGCAGAGGCTTTAAGGTCGAAATGTGCTGGCGCGTAAATTAGTTTCAGATGGTGCACAATTCGCTGAATAAAGGGGCCATTCGCTGGACCATTCTTTACCCAGGAGCCGGTAACGACTAAATAATTATATTGGAAACATTTATAAACGTATAAAGTAATCTCCGCTTTGATATCTGACTCTGGAAGTAAACAGAATCTCTCAGGGAGCTCGATAATTAATTTAGTCACAGCGTACAGTGGCCGGTAAAGCAGGTCACAGGCGCGGGATGTaccatttgtttatttataatcGGGAGTCCCAGGTTCCTCCTAGTTATTATgcaaccgttttttttttaacaacaaAGCTGCTTGTCGAAGAACCCTGCGTAATCGATTAGCAATAAGCAAACGGCACAGGAGAATCGGTCTATGAAAGCTTTCCTACGATCTCGACGCGACTGTCAGGGTGCAGGAATTATTATTAGAAAATCGATCGTTTATTAATCTTTCGCCTCCAATGTCCCTACATCGAGCGATGGAGATTTTTAACGCGGCAAGTCGACACTGCCAGAGTTAATATCGCTCGTCTATATATGTAGGGGAGTGCGATAGTCACAAGTCTCATTCCGTAACTCTAGCAACAAGCCAGTCCTAATTAAACGAACCCCACAGTCGGAAGGACAAATCATGGATTTGCTAGGGTCTATTCTGAGCTCTATGGACAAGCCTCCCGCGATCAGTGACAAACAAAAAGCATTAATGAAAAGTTAGTTGAACGTTAACCTATGCCCTTAGCTGCCCAAGCAACTCTCCCAGTAATCATGCTGTAACTTTTACAGAACAGAAAGAAGAGTATCAGAAGCAGCAGAAAGCGGACGCCGAAAGGTTAAAAGTTTTTCGCGAGAAGGTCCcgatttttgaatttctttcttaactaacgttgaaaaaaaaacttacggGACACTTATTTCATTCTCGTGTCGCTGCAGGTGGAGGACAAGATCAACAAGTTCCTCCAAGATGACGACGCCAAGGAGTATCGCTTCGCCCCGATGGACCAAATCCATAGAAGTATAATGTACATAAAGGACAGCGTCACTGAGATCGTAGGCGAGATAATATCAGCGCTCTTTTCTTGATTGCAGACACGATGTTGCGGAGATAGCGAACGTTTGGGCGTACTCCCTCGGGGAGGAGGGAGTGGATCGCCATATCATGATCTTCAAGAGGGAGCACGCTCCGTCCGAAGACCATCTGAACGCTCTGCGGAAGGGCGAAGAGTGGAACGAGGAGATAGCGAAGAGGCTGGTGGAGGAGAGGGAGAGACGAGCTAAGGAGGAGATAGAAGACGCGAAGGCTAAGAAGCGGAAAGATGACTTTGTGCCGAACAGCTTTTACAAGGATAAGTATCAGCACTTGATAGGGAAAGAAGCTGCGCTAGAAGCGGCCAGGAAGACTGAGGCCAATAGTAGCTACGGCTGTGGTAAGTAGAGGCTTGCTGCTCGCAGCGAAAGGGTGTTTCATGATGAACTTTTAGTTCCCAGCGAGAATAAGAAGGACCAGCGGAGTATAGAGCAGACTCTGGCGGATATACGCGCGAAGAAGAGGAAGTTAGAAGAAGCGAGCGCCGAAGCAGCGAGTTGTAAAGAGAAGATTGCCAAATAGCGAATTGTTACGACGTTCGACAGAAAGTTTCGAGATTTTGCCGAACTCTGATCTGTAAATATTCTCTGTTAGACAAGTTGCAATGTACAATGTACGCGTTCCCATCTCCTCCGTTATAGGATTCTTTGACGTTCGCACTACTCGTGTAGCTGCGATAGGAGCAAAAGGGAtctattcgttttttttttcttcgatttaGTGTATGTATTTACTAAAGAGATGAAACTAAGTTATATGTACAATGTCCTTGCTTTTTTTTTACACCTCCGTGCAGAGTACAATATTGTTACAGTTTCTCCGTGTAGTTAAATGTATTCCGTGGTCGAATACTTTTGTATAGAGGTCCTCGGCGCCGGTTTGGGCCTTGTCGGGGTTAGCGAGTCGAACACGATCTGCTCCTTCAGAGCCAGCAGCTTCTTGAAGGTTTGATTCGTCGTGGATTTGTACAGCTCCagccctcgcacgattataacgTCCCGAATGTACGCCGCGTTGTCGTGCACCAGTTGTTTCTGAAACGATAAAAGAGTGAGGCGGTTGTAGGGGTGTGCCTATCATCGATGGCGAGTAGGGCtaggactatttgtcgaatttttcggtattcgaatagtcgaatacttcagttgctcaattatttggcaaatataattcgaatactattcgaatatatcagtattcgaatactattcgaatactcaaatattcgaagtttattcgtagcattcgaatacttgtaaaatattcgaatattgaattattcgaatagtcccagccctaatggcGAGTATGacggtcagtggcggatttaagggggtaggttaccctcgatagccctaaaaaaggcctttttcaaccgcaaattgtaaagtgataaataacagtagagagaatatttttttctagttttaatcgttattctatgagctttaacaccaaaaaaaactctaaatatctctatgtacataaaagttgtgagtaaaaacgtacaggcgtgtacgcggtgcaccgtttgatgacgaacataaaatctcgaaaaccgctccaactatttgaatgaaaatttaatgagagatgcagaaaaccattccctacgaggTGTCGAGAGAttccctaaaatattcgaaacattcaagcttcaaaataCTCGACACACTCGGATTGCTCCAAAATTTCGACCTGCTCGAAGCATGTACTTTCGGCCCACTCGGTTTCgatttcgagtactcgaactcTACCATTTTTAAAGTTTAGTATCATCGGCCGCcccttaaattcgccactggtGAGAGTGCAGGGGAACGCTTGTTACCTCTTGCTTTAATTTCGGGTTCGTCAGCGACACGATAACGTGCTGCACCTGAGCGCGCATGACGGACACTAGGACCCCGTCTATCGTAGCCATCAGCTCCGGCGTAGCCACGCTGAGAGAGTCCTCCAGCAGGCTTATGTAAATTTTCGAGAAGGCCAATGTGTTGTCGGTCAATGCTAGCCAGCAATCGTTCGTCAAGTAGGATGGCGGCACAGCTATCCCAAGGTCGTCCAGTTCGGACAATAATTTCTGAACGTTTTTACTCGTCTCTAGATTAGTCGGCCGCCAAGTATCTTCCGCTATATGCACCTTCACCGTGTCAACGTACTTCTCGCCAGCGTCTTGTATAGCTTTAGCTAGCGGCGACCTAAGCTGGCCGTCCAGCTGGTAACGGAAATCCATTCCGAGCTGCGTTAACTGGAAATAAAACGACATTATTCGCGTGATAAATGACTTGTTCAAATTGCCCTTTCCAATACCGGTGCAAGCCACTTGCCTGGTCGCAATGGCTCCGAACGGAAACTATACACTCCACCAAGGTGCTCAGGGACACCTGAGGAACGAACAGTTGCTTTGTCAAGTGGGTGGTTAAGTGTTTCACTTCTTGGCTACACCAGACGACCAGCCCTGAATACAAACGCAAGAATAAGAGACTGCGAGGGGAGACAAGAAGTCGCGGCACCGTTTCAACATTATTACCGGACGTGCAATTTGTGGATTGCGGGAAGATCTTCAGGAACTCCTTCGCTATCTCCACGATGTTGCTGAAAGCGAT
Encoded here:
- the LOC143376786 gene encoding sperm-associated antigen 7-like; amino-acid sequence: MDLLGSILSSMDKPPAISDKQKALMKKQKEEYQKQQKADAERLKVFREKVEDKINKFLQDDDAKEYRFAPMDQIHRSIIHDVAEIANVWAYSLGEEGVDRHIMIFKREHAPSEDHLNALRKGEEWNEEIAKRLVEERERRAKEEIEDAKAKKRKDDFVPNSFYKDKYQHLIGKEAALEAARKTEANSSYGCVPSENKKDQRSIEQTLADIRAKKRKLEEASAEAASCKEKIAK